A region from the Lycium barbarum isolate Lr01 chromosome 8, ASM1917538v2, whole genome shotgun sequence genome encodes:
- the LOC132607614 gene encoding binding partner of ACD11 1 isoform X3: MQEVRRVRVGNVSDLAAEREVHEFFSFSGEIEHVEIRRESKTAFVTFKDPKSLEIALLLSGATIVDQIVTIAKAEDYSEPREVRIVDNAVNVAGETSSPLAEQAKPNSPSNGRVDGKVYISKAQDVVSNVLAKGSAIRQEAMNKAKAFDEKHQLRATASARVISFDRRVGLTEKLTVGISVVNEKVKSVDQRLQVSDKTMAAVMAAERKLNDTGSAVKSSRYVNAGAAWLNGAFSKVAKAGQVAGTKTREKWSFALSNLTAKDPSIVA, encoded by the exons ATGCAG GAGGTTAGAAGAGTACGAGTAGGTAATGTATCAGATCTGGCGGCGGAGAGAGAGGTTCACGAGTTCTTCTCCTTTTCCGGCGAGATTGAGCATGTTGAGATTCGCCG AGAATCGAAGACTGCTTTTGTTACATTTAAAGATCCCAAATCGCTTGAAATTGCCTTGTTGTTGTCG GGAGCAACCATAGTGGATCAGATTGTAACTATTGCTAAGGCAGAAGACTATTCTGAGCCTCGG GAAGTCAGGATAGTTGATAATGCTGTGAATGTGGCCGGAGAAACTTCTTCTCCCCTTGCTGAG CAGGCCAAACCCAATTCTCCTAGCAATGGAAGGGTGGACGGGAAAGTGTATATCAGTAAAGCACAAGATGTTGTCTCAAATGTGTTGGCAAAAGGTTCAGCTATCAGACAAGAAGCAATGAATAAAGCCAAGGCGTTTGATGAGAAACACCAGTTAAGAGCCACTGCATCTGCCAGAGTCATTTCCTTTGACCGAAGAGTTGGGCTAACAGAAAAGCTTACCGTTGGAATTTCAGTTGTAAATGAGAAAGTTAAATCTGTTGATCAAAGGCTTCAAGTGTCAGATAAAACGATGGCTGCAGTTATGGCAGCAGAACGGAAATTGAATGACACAGGATCAGCGGTCAAATCAAGCAG GTATGTCAATGCTGGAGCTGCCTGGCTGAATGGTGCTTTTTCTAAAGTAGCTAAAGCAGGGCAAGTTGCTGGtacaaaaacaagagaaaaatggAGTTTTGCACTGTCAAATCTGACAGCAAAG GATCCTTCTATTGTTGCCTAG
- the LOC132607614 gene encoding binding partner of ACD11 1 isoform X2 — MQEVRRVRVGNVSDLAAEREVHEFFSFSGEIEHVEIRRESKTAFVTFKDPKSLEIALLLSGATIVDQIVTIAKAEDYSEPREVRIVDNAVNVAGETSSPLAEAKPNSPSNGRVDGKVYISKAQDVVSNVLAKGSAIRQEAMNKAKAFDEKHQLRATASARVISFDRRVGLTEKLTVGISVVNEKVKSVDQRLQVSDKTMAAVMAAERKLNDTGSAVKSSRYVNAGAAWLNGAFSKVAKAGQVAGTKTREKWSFALSNLTAKVTNNDRKTDEKKYSDRWVKKIEYQ, encoded by the exons ATGCAG GAGGTTAGAAGAGTACGAGTAGGTAATGTATCAGATCTGGCGGCGGAGAGAGAGGTTCACGAGTTCTTCTCCTTTTCCGGCGAGATTGAGCATGTTGAGATTCGCCG AGAATCGAAGACTGCTTTTGTTACATTTAAAGATCCCAAATCGCTTGAAATTGCCTTGTTGTTGTCG GGAGCAACCATAGTGGATCAGATTGTAACTATTGCTAAGGCAGAAGACTATTCTGAGCCTCGG GAAGTCAGGATAGTTGATAATGCTGTGAATGTGGCCGGAGAAACTTCTTCTCCCCTTGCTGAG GCCAAACCCAATTCTCCTAGCAATGGAAGGGTGGACGGGAAAGTGTATATCAGTAAAGCACAAGATGTTGTCTCAAATGTGTTGGCAAAAGGTTCAGCTATCAGACAAGAAGCAATGAATAAAGCCAAGGCGTTTGATGAGAAACACCAGTTAAGAGCCACTGCATCTGCCAGAGTCATTTCCTTTGACCGAAGAGTTGGGCTAACAGAAAAGCTTACCGTTGGAATTTCAGTTGTAAATGAGAAAGTTAAATCTGTTGATCAAAGGCTTCAAGTGTCAGATAAAACGATGGCTGCAGTTATGGCAGCAGAACGGAAATTGAATGACACAGGATCAGCGGTCAAATCAAGCAG GTATGTCAATGCTGGAGCTGCCTGGCTGAATGGTGCTTTTTCTAAAGTAGCTAAAGCAGGGCAAGTTGCTGGtacaaaaacaagagaaaaatggAGTTTTGCACTGTCAAATCTGACAGCAAAG GTTACAAACAACGATAGAAAAACAGATGAAAAGAAATATTCTGATAGGTGGGTTAAAAAAATTGAGTACCAGTGA
- the LOC132605535 gene encoding 18.1 kDa class I heat shock protein-like, producing the protein METEAKAAEGHFEPSYEWQHEEGLDFFLVHLPEFKDKEGLKVQVSNFGVLKISGDRQVSQTRLRFFKEIPVWKNYNTDEIKADFEKGILKITLPKKDAAENTNGSLNEENNSATTSNKSGFRNFKKVVMRVATLMVVVSALSGFAYYIYRSTIVED; encoded by the exons ATGGAAACCGAAGCTAAAGCAGCAGAAGGTCATTTTGAGCCATCTTATGAGTGGCAACATGAGGAAGGACTTGATTTTTTCTTAGTCCATCTCCCAG AGTTCAAGGATAAAGAAGGCTTGAAGGTACAAGTTAGCAATTTTGGAGTTCTAAAGATCTCAGGAGATCGCCAAGTGAGCCAAACAAGATTGAGATTTTTCAAGGAAATTCCAGTATGGAAGAATTATAATACAGATGAGATAAAGGCAGACTTTGAGAAGGGTATTCTCAAAATTACATTGCCAAAGAAAGATGCAGCTGAAAACACTAATGGAAGCCTTAATGAAGAAAATAATtcagcaacaacatcaaataAATCAGGATTCAGGAATTTCAAAAAGGTGGTCATGCGTGTTGCAACTCTCATGGTTGTAGTTTCTGCTCTCTCCGGATTTGCTTACTACATTTATAGGTCTACGATtgttgaagactaa
- the LOC132607614 gene encoding binding partner of ACD11 1 isoform X4: MQEVRRVRVGNVSDLAAEREVHEFFSFSGEIEHVEIRRESKTAFVTFKDPKSLEIALLLSGATIVDQIVTIAKAEDYSEPREVRIVDNAVNVAGETSSPLAEAKPNSPSNGRVDGKVYISKAQDVVSNVLAKGSAIRQEAMNKAKAFDEKHQLRATASARVISFDRRVGLTEKLTVGISVVNEKVKSVDQRLQVSDKTMAAVMAAERKLNDTGSAVKSSRYVNAGAAWLNGAFSKVAKAGQVAGTKTREKWSFALSNLTAKDPSIVA, encoded by the exons ATGCAG GAGGTTAGAAGAGTACGAGTAGGTAATGTATCAGATCTGGCGGCGGAGAGAGAGGTTCACGAGTTCTTCTCCTTTTCCGGCGAGATTGAGCATGTTGAGATTCGCCG AGAATCGAAGACTGCTTTTGTTACATTTAAAGATCCCAAATCGCTTGAAATTGCCTTGTTGTTGTCG GGAGCAACCATAGTGGATCAGATTGTAACTATTGCTAAGGCAGAAGACTATTCTGAGCCTCGG GAAGTCAGGATAGTTGATAATGCTGTGAATGTGGCCGGAGAAACTTCTTCTCCCCTTGCTGAG GCCAAACCCAATTCTCCTAGCAATGGAAGGGTGGACGGGAAAGTGTATATCAGTAAAGCACAAGATGTTGTCTCAAATGTGTTGGCAAAAGGTTCAGCTATCAGACAAGAAGCAATGAATAAAGCCAAGGCGTTTGATGAGAAACACCAGTTAAGAGCCACTGCATCTGCCAGAGTCATTTCCTTTGACCGAAGAGTTGGGCTAACAGAAAAGCTTACCGTTGGAATTTCAGTTGTAAATGAGAAAGTTAAATCTGTTGATCAAAGGCTTCAAGTGTCAGATAAAACGATGGCTGCAGTTATGGCAGCAGAACGGAAATTGAATGACACAGGATCAGCGGTCAAATCAAGCAG GTATGTCAATGCTGGAGCTGCCTGGCTGAATGGTGCTTTTTCTAAAGTAGCTAAAGCAGGGCAAGTTGCTGGtacaaaaacaagagaaaaatggAGTTTTGCACTGTCAAATCTGACAGCAAAG GATCCTTCTATTGTTGCCTAG
- the LOC132607614 gene encoding binding partner of ACD11 1 isoform X1, with protein MQEVRRVRVGNVSDLAAEREVHEFFSFSGEIEHVEIRRESKTAFVTFKDPKSLEIALLLSGATIVDQIVTIAKAEDYSEPREVRIVDNAVNVAGETSSPLAEQAKPNSPSNGRVDGKVYISKAQDVVSNVLAKGSAIRQEAMNKAKAFDEKHQLRATASARVISFDRRVGLTEKLTVGISVVNEKVKSVDQRLQVSDKTMAAVMAAERKLNDTGSAVKSSRYVNAGAAWLNGAFSKVAKAGQVAGTKTREKWSFALSNLTAKVTNNDRKTDEKKYSDRWVKKIEYQ; from the exons ATGCAG GAGGTTAGAAGAGTACGAGTAGGTAATGTATCAGATCTGGCGGCGGAGAGAGAGGTTCACGAGTTCTTCTCCTTTTCCGGCGAGATTGAGCATGTTGAGATTCGCCG AGAATCGAAGACTGCTTTTGTTACATTTAAAGATCCCAAATCGCTTGAAATTGCCTTGTTGTTGTCG GGAGCAACCATAGTGGATCAGATTGTAACTATTGCTAAGGCAGAAGACTATTCTGAGCCTCGG GAAGTCAGGATAGTTGATAATGCTGTGAATGTGGCCGGAGAAACTTCTTCTCCCCTTGCTGAG CAGGCCAAACCCAATTCTCCTAGCAATGGAAGGGTGGACGGGAAAGTGTATATCAGTAAAGCACAAGATGTTGTCTCAAATGTGTTGGCAAAAGGTTCAGCTATCAGACAAGAAGCAATGAATAAAGCCAAGGCGTTTGATGAGAAACACCAGTTAAGAGCCACTGCATCTGCCAGAGTCATTTCCTTTGACCGAAGAGTTGGGCTAACAGAAAAGCTTACCGTTGGAATTTCAGTTGTAAATGAGAAAGTTAAATCTGTTGATCAAAGGCTTCAAGTGTCAGATAAAACGATGGCTGCAGTTATGGCAGCAGAACGGAAATTGAATGACACAGGATCAGCGGTCAAATCAAGCAG GTATGTCAATGCTGGAGCTGCCTGGCTGAATGGTGCTTTTTCTAAAGTAGCTAAAGCAGGGCAAGTTGCTGGtacaaaaacaagagaaaaatggAGTTTTGCACTGTCAAATCTGACAGCAAAG GTTACAAACAACGATAGAAAAACAGATGAAAAGAAATATTCTGATAGGTGGGTTAAAAAAATTGAGTACCAGTGA